The DNA region CTCTCAGTCCGGCTACTGATCGTCGGCTTGGTGGGCCGTTACCTCACCAACTACCTAATCAGACGCGAGCTCATCTTCCGGCAATAAATCTTTGATAGATAGGTCATGCGGCTTATCTATGTTATGGGGTATTAACAATCGTTTCCAATTGGTATCCCCCACCGAAAGGCAGATTGCTCACGTGTTACTCACCCGTCCGCCACTAGCTTGAAAGTGCAAGCACTCTTTCGCTCGTTCGACTTGCATGTGTTAAGCGTGCCGCCAGCGTTCGTCCTGAGCCAGGATCAAACTCTTAATTAAGTTGTATCCTAATACTCTCTTCAGAGTAATTATGATCTCAGTTTCGTTTCACTGAACGTTTGCATTTTATAGTCTTTGCTTGACTCTTACTTCGATTACCTCAAAGTATTTTCAAGGGTTTTCGTATTCTTGGTTGTTCAATTTTCAAGATGCCTTTTCGTTGTCTGTCTTTGTCAGACAACTCATTTATTATACCACACTTTTCTTCGTTTGTCAACCCCTTTTCAGAAGTTTTTTGAAGATTTTTTTGAACTCTTTTCAGAGTTCTTTGTGCGTTATAAGCTGTTTTATTATACCACATTTTTCTTCGTTTGTCAAGCCCTTTTCAGAACTTTTTTGAAGTTTTATTTCCGAGCTTAGTTCTTTTTTATTGAACTTCTCTCTTGTGCGGTATTTTTTATTATATCACTTTTTTGCTCTTTTGTCAAGTGCTTTTCGTGATAAATTTTTGCTGCTTCTGAGTTTCGCTCTTCTGAACTGTTCCGGTCCTCGTTCTCTTATCCCTAAGTTTCCCGCGCTTTATTCGTTCTTTCGTGCTCTCTCGTTGACAGCTTAATTATTATAGCACCTTTTGGCCCGTTTGTCAACACTTTTCGACGTAAAACGATTTTCGATGTTTCGACAATATTATATGCATTTTGACAATTAGAATTTCTGAACCTAAATAATCAGCTTGTACATCTCATCATACAATATATATATCTTATCATCAAAGCACCTATTTACGTGCCAATGCCCTGCAAACCACTTCTTGAATTCAAGGTTTCTATACAGCCATTCAAAATACCCTGTCAATTCAGCATCATGTACATCTGTATTCTTTCCTATACGGTATATCATCGAATCGGGTATCGTATGTGTCAGCACATAGTCCACCTTATATCCAGCCTTTTCCAGATTCTTTGCCGCTTCATCATAATCCTCTTTTGTCGGCAGCTCCTGTTTCCACCAGCTTCTTCCCTCTTTACGCATATATTTATCTATCGAATAAGCGCCGCCGAATGTAAAGTAGCTCTTCCCTTCTATGTCGAAGATCTGCCCACGCATCAGATGATATATATTATCCGCCACCTTATGCGCCTTACCTCCGCAGTAATCCACCACTGGATATGTTTCCAGAACATCAAAATTCTCGTGATTACCGTCCGCAAACAGTATCGTGAATTCTTCCTTAGCCAGCTGTTTCAGATAGTACTGATGCTTGCCGCCTATCCTTCCCACAAAGCCGAAATCTCCGCACACTATCACGGTGTCACCTTTACCGACACCGTTTTCCGCAAATCGTCTCACCGTATCATTATATTCACCATGAGTATCACCCGTGACAAATATCATCTCGATCCCTCCTTATATAGTATGTATAAAAAAGAGGACTGCATTCCACAGTCCTCTCAATGCCTCTTTAGCTGAATTTAGGTTCGCAGGTGAGATTGATGCCCAGACGCTTGAAGATCCTTTCATCTACCGCGCTGAGTATTACCGTTGAATGTACCTCACAGCCGCGGAGCTTTTCAAGCTGATCCATGGCACGCTTTGCATTCTCGTCGGTCGCAGCACAGATAGACAGCGCTATCAGTGTCTCATCTGTATGTATCCTTGGGTTGTTGTTTCCGAGATGATTTGTCTTCAGATTCTGTATAGGCTCAATAACATGGGGCGACATCAGCAGAGTATCATCATCTATCTCGCCGAAGTATTTAAGTGCGTTGAGTATCAGCGCCGAGCAGGCACCCAGCAGATTTGAAGTCTTGCCCGTTATAATAGTACCGTCGGGAAGTTCCATAGCTGCCGCGGGAGAACCTGTCTCCTGCTCCTTTGCAAGAGCCGCAGCCACTACCTTTCTGTCAGCAGGACTTACCTTTGCCTGATTCATCAGCATTTCAAGTTTGTATGTATCTTCCTCGGAGCAAGTGCCCTTCTTTCTGTCACAAAGAGCAACATAGTAACGGCGGATTATCTCCTGCTTTGCAGCCTCACGTACTGCTTCATCGTCGATTATGCAGTTGCCTGCCATATTAACGCCCATGTCAGTCGGTGACTTGTAGGGCGAAGAACCCAGGATATTCTCGAACATCGCATTCAGTACAGGGAATATCTCCACATCACGGTTGTAGTTGACTGTTGTCTGTCCGTATGCTTCAAGATGGAACGGGTCGATCATGTTAACATCGTTCAAATCCGAGGTAGCAGCCTCATATGCCAGATTTACAGGGTGTTTCAGCGGAATGTTCCATATCGGGAATGTCTCGAACTTTGCATAGCCCGCATTTACGCCCCTCTTGTGCTCATGGTAAAGCTGAGAAAGGCAGGTAGCCATCTTTCCGCTTCCGGGACCGGGAGCAGTTATAACTACCAGCTTGCGTGTAGTCTCGATATAGTCGTTCTTTCCGTAACCCTCATCGCTCATTATAAGCTGAAGATTAGCAGGATAACCCTCGATAGCATAGTGGTGATAAACCTTAACGCCCAGTGCTTCAAGTCTCTTCTGGAAAGCAACAGCCGAACGCTGACCGTCATACCTTGTCAGAACTACGGAGCTTACATAAAGACCTATCTTTGTGAACACATTATACAGACGTATAACATCAACATCATAAGTGATGCCGAGGTCGCCTCTTATCTTGTTCTTCTCGATGTCGTTTGCATTGATGACAATAACAATCTCAGCCTCATCTTTAAGCTGTAAAAGCATCTGGAGCTTACTGTCAGGCTTAAAACCGGGGAGAACTCTCGAAGCGTGGAAATCATCATAAAGCTTTCCGCCGAATTCCAGATACAGCTTGCTGCCGAAATCTGCTATCCTCTCACGGATACGTTCCGACTGCATCTTCAGGTATTTGTCATTATCGAATCCTATCTTATTACTCATAAAACAACCCTTTTCCTTCTCCAGCCGCGACCGCACTTTGCAGCCGCTTCGCTGTAAGATTTCAAATTACCTTGATTTTCATACTTTTTAATTATACCACGCGAAACCCGTGTTGTCAATAAAGAAACCCATAAAAAATCATACCTTTCAACTCACCTGCATCGGCACATCACCCTTTGTGAGATATCCACAGCGCCATACATCCTACTTTATGCAAACATACGTTTTATAATTTAACTCAGACATATTTCTGCAAGAGTTGTACAAAAACGTACAACTTTTGACCCCAAAAAGGGTGATAGTGAAAGCACCTTTTTCATCCGATCGAAAAATTACCAATCCACCCGAGCACCATCAGGATAATTTATCATTATGCGCACGATGGCAGGCAGTCGCCGACTATTACTACGGGATATGAGGCGGCGTGTCATACTGCATAAAGTTAAATATCACTATGTGGCTCACAGAAACAGTAATTCGGAACATCTCTGCCAGCCCCATGACAAAACAACAAAAAACAGAGAACGACTGCCGCCGTTCTCTGTAATAAAACTATCTTCTGTCCTGGTCGATAAACTCCAGCGATACTATAGAAAGGAATGCAAATCCAATTATGAATATACCGAGATTTCCCCAGCATTTCAAAACGTTCTTTGTCGATGATTCGTACTTTTTCTCCTGATTGTTGCTTCCGCATTTCAGCATCAGCTCGTCCTTGCGGTTTGAAGCTGTTATGTAGTCCAGCATATCATCAACAGGTTTCTCCCCCTCGACTTCAAGACTTCGCATCTTGCTCATTGAAGTCCACAGCGAGGTCATAGGCAGGTCGTTGTAATGTCCCTGAGCACAAAGTGAGGTCAGACCCCATTTTGATACCGTCAGATAGGACATCTTGTAAGCCTTGCCCTCCAGAGAGAAAAATCCTCCCGAGAATATCAGCTGGAATATCAGCAGAAATGGCACGAATGTCATAGCAGTAGTCGTGTTCTTAACCACCGAGGATATGAAAAGCGATATCATATCCGCCGCATAGGTTATAAGGAACATGGTCACAAACATATCAAAACCCGCATCGAATACCAGACCGTTTTCAGGCATACGCACCTTGGCAACTATCATAACAAATATCATGATTATGACCTGACTGGCGCACAAAAACGCCTGATATATCATGTGTGCGAACACATAAGCCGTCATGTGCAGACCCGAACGGTGTTCACGCTTGATTATAGGTCTTTCACGGCATATTACCTGTATCGAATTGAAAAATCCGTTCCATATGCATATGCATGAGAATGCAAACGCACCTCTGAGCGTGCCCTCCATCGAAACGTTCATCTTCTTGCCCACAACAAAAGATACAAGCCCCGATATTACAGCCGCCATCGGCATGACCTTCCAGTCGTTTCTGAATATAAACATTCTGAACAGCTTGCCAAGGTATACAAAAGTCTGCTTTACCCTGCCTGTGTGCTTTACAGCAGTATCCATCAAAGCTCACCTCCTGCCACGGCAGCCGTGTACTTTCTGACAAATTCGTCAGCCTTGCCCTCGCCGCCCTCTTCGCGGCGGTTGACTGACATAAGTATCTCTTCCATCGATTTCTTCCCGAAAAATCCGTAAGACTTTTCTCTCGCACCATAGTAAGCAAGTCTGCCTGTACGGTTTGCGTCCTTTGCAACAACTATCACATCATCAAAAAGGTCAGCCACACGGTCGGGAGTATGGGTTATAACTATTACTATCTTTCCGCTGTCCGCAATAGCACGAAGCTTCTCAAAAAGCGCTCTCGCCATTACTCCGTCAAGTCCCGAATCGGGCTCGTCCAATATAAAAAGTGTAGGGTCTGAAATATACTCTATCGCAATGGAAAGCCTTTTACGCTGACCGCCCGAAAGCTTGTCCACAAGACTGCTTTTAACAGGCGTAAGTCCGAAAGTATCCAGAACATCGTTTATCCTGTCCCGCCTTACATCGCCTTTCATATCTGATGGAAGTCTGAGCAGAGCCGCATCCGACAGGGTTCGGTATACCGTGTCACTTCCGCGTACAAGGTCCTGCTGAGGTACAAATCCGATATCGTACTTCATGCTTTTATAGTCCTTATAGACGTTGCTTCCCGCCAGCGTTATAACAGCCTTAGCCTTCTCATATCCCGTCACAGCATTGAGAAAAGTAGTCTTTCCCGAACCGGAACCGCCCAGCAGAAGCACCATATGCCCCTTGGGTATGCTGAGGTGTATATCCCTGAGAAGTACCTTTCTCTGCAAAAAATTCATAGCCGTCCGCTTTGTTATGTTTATCGAAAGACCCTCATCAAGAGATTCAGCTTCAAGTCCGCTGACCTCGGGGGCAGCTTCTTCCTCGTCAAAGGGATAGCCCTCCGCTGTTTTGAACCTCTTTGAACAGCCCCACAGCAGCGCACAAAGACACCTCAGTATCAGCCATGGTATTACCCACAGCCTGTTCCGCCCGAAAGCATCTGCAAGCCCGAAATATACACGTATGCTGTATATCACACACGGTATCATCATAAGCATCAGCAAAAACATTGATATCATGCTTTGCAGGCTGTTAGGCTTAAACATACATATCGTCGTTATCATTACAACGATACCCAGACTTATAAGAGCCAGCGAGCGTCCTTCCTGTACTCTGCCCGCGCATTTGCCCATTCGGTCGTGTCTCAGAAAAGGTATGAACGCCAGCCAGGGACGTCTGCCGCATTTTTTGAATATCCCGTACGCACCTATCATTTCGATGATCTCGGATATCGCAATTGCGGCAATTATGGTATTTTTATACTCCATCATTTTTCATTCACCCCCGGGGCGATCTGATCTCTGAGCATTTTTTTGATATCTTCGGCTGCAAAAGAAGCATCAGCCGCATTAAGCAGAACTTGACGCTTCTGCTCCGCAGTCAGTCCAAAACGACGCTCCATATACCTGAATTCTGCCGCGATATCGGTACGCTCGATTGCAGGGTCATCGGTGTTTATAGTAACTTTTATACCGCGTCTGAGATATTCCGTAAAGGGATAATTTTCCATATCCTCCACCGCATGGGTCAGCCTGTTGCTGTTAGGGCACATCTCCAGAGGTATGCCGCGTTCGGCGATCATAGATACCAGCTCAGGGTCTTCGTATATCCTTACCCCGTGACCGATACGCGCCGCACCGAATTCTATCGCTTTTCTGACGCTCTTCGCACCGTCTGCTTCTCCTGCGTGTATCGTGAAAGGCACACCGCTTTCCCGCACTTTAGCAAAAAGCTCCGCAAAATTCTCCGTCGGAAAAAGTCCCTCCGCACCTGCAAGGTCAAGAGCGCATACTCCTTTACCGAGATATTCCTCCGCCAGTTCAGCCGTTTCAAGATTTTTTTCTTCTATACCCTCGCCCCGCATACAGCAGAGTATCAGCCCTGTTTTTAATTCACTGCGCGAAAGTCCTTTGATGACAGCCTTTACAGCGTCGCGCTGAGTAAGTTCTTTCTCACAGTGCAGCTGCGGCGCAAACCTTACTTCGGCATAGATCACGCCCTGTTCACGCATTTTCTCAGCCACCAGGAATGCGCACTCCTCCAAAGCTTCAGCCGTCTGCAAAAGCTTCAGCGGAAGTTCAAAACATTCAAGGAACTCGTTGAGATCCTTGCAATCATCACCCACCGAAAGCAGTTTTTCAAGTGCTTCACCCTCGGCAGGCAGTTCTATCCCCTGCATATCAGCAAGATGCTTCGCTATATCAGAAGTTACAGCCCCATCAAGATGAAGATGAAGGTCTATATACTTATCCGGAAATATCCTTTCAGTTTTTCCCATTTAAATGACTCCCTTTCATTAGTTAAAACAAATGTCATTTATTATATTGTACTACCACTTTCAAGGTTTGTCAACACAGTTTTTGCTCATTGTTACCAAATATTAAGATTGACTTGCTATAATGCTTGTGCTATAATCATTATATCATCAACACACCGAAAGGAGATAACTTATATGAAACTATGTGTACTTTTCCCCGGCATAGGCTATCACTGTGAAAAGCCCCTGCTTTATTATCCGGCAAAACTCGCCAAAAGCAAGGGCTATGATGTGATACCTCTTAAATTTTCGGGGTTCGATAACTCAGCAAAGGGCAACGAAGAAAAAATGTCCCGCGCGGCAGGGCACGCTATTGCCCTCGCCGCGGAACAGCTTTCCGATATCGATTTTTCTCAGTACGAAAAAGTAGTATTCATCGGCAAAAGCATAGGCACGATAGCCTGCCTTGCTTACCGCGAAACATCGGGCGTCAATGCCTCCTGCATACTGCTGACACCTCTTGAAATGACTTTCGATAGCCTTTCTCACCGCTGTACAGCTTTCCACGGCACTGCCGACCAATGGGCAGAAACCGAAGCTATCCGCAAGCTTTGCAGAAAGCATTTAGTCCCCCTGCATGAGTATGAAAACGCTAACCATTCCCTCGAAACAGGCGATACTTTCACCGATATCCGAACCGTACTTGATGTTACCGAAAAAATAGCCGAATTGCTCTGATATCATACCTTTGCAAGATGTGCCATGAAATGCTCCTTGTTTTCAATAGCAGTGGTTGTGGGTCTGCCCAGATCATCGCGGGCCCCCAATGCACATTTCACCTCGATGAATGTCAGCCCACTGCCATCACGGGCTTCTGCAAGCGCTTTGTCAAGGTCATCATAATTCTCCGCCGCGAACACCCTGCCGTAACCGCAGGCACGGGCTATACCTGTTATATCCGCCGTCCCCGCAGCTGTCGGCAGTCCACCCACAGTCTCATGGGCAGAATTGTTTATCACGATATGCACAAGGTTATCGGGAGATATCTGCCCTGTTACCGCAAGACTTCCCATGTGCATAAGCATTGAACCGTCGCCGTCTATGCACCAGACTTTTCTCTCCTTTTTATTAAGGGCTATCCCCAGTGCGATAGATGAAGTATGTCCCATTGAACCAACCGTCAGGAAATCTCTGCTGTGCCCCTGACCATTCTGTTCTCTTATCTCAAATAGTTCACGGCTTGCTTTTCCCGTGGTGGATACTATCGGCTCATCAGCGGTAAAGGATACTATATGCCTTATGACTTCCTCTCTGGACATGGCATAGCTGTTTTTATAGGATATTTTCTTCTCATAGGTGAGTGCGCCTTTTCGTATAACAAAGGCTGCCTGTCTGCCCTCTGAAAAGGCTTTTTCAAACTCCGCAAAAGCGCCGCGCACTTCATCTTCCGTGGTATCCCTGCTTATAACGAAACTTTCTATATCCATATCTTCAAGCAGTTTCAGCGTTACTTCTCCCTGATATATGTGCTGTGGTTCATCATGAACTCCCGGTTCTCCACGCCAGCCTATTATGAAAAGCATTGGTATAGCGTATACCTTTCTGTTAAGCAGGCTTGCGGCAGGATTGATGATATTCCCCTCCCCCGAATTCTGCATATACACCACAGGCACTTTCCCCGTGGCAAGATGATATCCCGCGGCTAAGGCGGTACAGTTGCCCTCGTTTGCCGCTATTATATGGTGTGCGGGGTCGGTGGAATAAGTATCCATAAGATAGTCGCAAAGCGGTCTTAAAAGGCTGTCAGGTACTCCTGTATAGAAGTCTGCGCCTATTATACGATCAAGTATTTTAACGTCCATAATTATCTTCCTTTATATCATCGGGTATCAGCCTGATTATCTCCCCGAAGGGCATACATATATCATCACATTCCTGTGCGCGGTGATTTTTCAGTATCATTTCCGCCGCTTTTTTCATTGCGGGAAAACTGCTTCTTGTCAGCTGATTTGCATATATCACAACGTTCACGCCTCTCGCCTTGAATTCTTCCTCCGTAACAGAATCAAAAGCCGTAGGCACTACAACGATAGGAGTGTCAGCGTCCTGCGCTCTGAATTTTTCAACAAACTCAAAAACTTCGGCGGGGTCTTTTTTTCGGCTGTGTATCATTATGGCATCAGCACCCGCTTCGGTGTAGGCAAAAGCCCTTTCAAGCGCGTCCTCAACACCTTTTTCAAGTATAAGACTTTCTATGCGTGCGCATATCATAAAATCGGAAGTCTTCTGCGCCCGCTTTCCCGCGTTTATCTTTGCACAGAAGTCCTTGATGTCAGCCTGTGTCTGTACGACTTCATTTCCGAAAAGGCTGTTCTTTTTCAGACCTGTCTTGTCCTCGATCACCACCATTGATACGCCCATTCGTTCCAATGTACGTACATTATACACAAAGTGTTCTGTCAGTCCCCCCGTATCGCCGTCGAATATTATGGGCTTGGTAGTTACTTCCATTATCTCATCAACAGTCCTGTATCGGCTGGTCATATCCACAAGCTCGATATCTGGCTTGCCCCTCGCAGTAGAATCACAGAGAGAGCTTATCCACATGGCATCAAACTGCCTTGCACCGCCATTTTCGTATACCACAGTCTTTTCCGCTATCAGACCCGTAAGTCCACTGTGGGCTTCTATTGCAGTCACAATCCCTTTGATGGAAAGCATCTTTTTCAGCCTGCTTCGCCTGATAGCGGGTGTGGAAAGTTCAGCCAGAGAACGCCGTTCCAACTCGATATATTTTTCATCATAAGCATAAGGATACTCCACAAGTCTGCCGCCGTATTCTTTCAGCAGGGCAATAGTTTCCTCACGGACTGTACGCTGTACACCGCTTCTCCAGTCATCTCCGTGTACAACGATATCGGGGCGCAAACGCATGATATTCTCCCTGTAAGAAAGTTCCTGCTGATCTACCACGCGGGATACTCCGCTTATGTTCTCGAACATCGTCTTTCGTTCCTCAAAAGGCAAAAGCGGAAACCGCTTGTATCCCGCAACAGCTGCATCTGAAAGCACACCTATGGTCAGCCTGCCAAGGTTTGCGGCTTTTCTGATTATGGCGATATGTCCGCTGTGAATAACATCGGTTGAGAAGCACATATAAACGCTTCTGTGTTTTATGCTATCCAGTTTTCGGGACACTTCTTCAAGATCATCGGCGTTATCTATCTCACTGCAAAGCAGTTCACCCACATCAAGGGGACGTATCTCGCACTCACACGATATCTCGTTCAGGGCTTTCTCCGCATAGCAGGTGCGCTTTTCATCAATACCGCTTTCGCAGTAGGCTATGATATTATCAAGCCATGTGCGGAAGTCTTGCTTCGTCAGCTTATAAAGGGGCTGTGCAGCCGCGGCGTTATTAAAAAATTCAATGCCGACTTTGACTATCTTCCCATCTTCAATTACAGCTTTGAAGTCCTTTTCGGGCAATGGCGCAGATGCCGATACCGTCATGCAGCTGCCCTCATGGGCTATGACTTCATCGAGAACAAGGCTGTCAAAAACCAGGTCACCGTGCATAAGTATTATATCGTCATCGAGAATATGTCTTGCAAGGTATATCGACCATATATAGTTTGTCTTATCAAACTCATCATTGCGTACAAAGGTGATATCAAGTGGCATATCAAGGCTTCTGACGTAGTCTTCCAGCACCTCTCCCAGATATCCCGTGGTTATCACCACATTTTTAAGCCCCGCCGAGACCGCAAGGGCAAGCTGTCGGCTGAGGATAGTTTCACCAGCGGATATCTCCGTCATGCACTTCGGGTGACTGTCGGTGATATCGCCCATGCGTGAACCTCTGCCCGAATCAAGTATAAGCAGTGTCATATATTCTCTCCGTCTTATTTTGCAAACTCAGCGATATCCTCGTCGGATATCTCCGCACCCGTATCCCAGCCCTTTTTATAGGCGGTCATATCGGGTATCTTCACACTCCTGCCATCATCGAGGATAAGTGTTACCATTGGTTCTTCGCCCTCTGCAAAGCCCTCACATCCGTTATCGGGTTCGATGAGGTCGGTTATTTTATGCATCATGAATGATCTCTCCCTATGAAAATTTTGTTCATAACTTCTACATTATGATAGCACATAATTGTCAAAAAATCAAGGGCGGAAAGTGTGTGCTGTGTGTTGATGGCAGGTAATATTTCAGACAAAAACATCCCCTGTTATTCAGCGTTACTGCTGTTACACAGGGGATGATTATTTCTATTCTTCAGAGAAATCTGTATCAAGAGCGATCTGGAGTTTATGATTGGGAAAAGCTTTTTGTACATCAGCTTTTATACTTTTATATACTTCACCGCGGTCTTTGGCATCGAAGCTTACTACCACATCAAAGCGGATAGTATCGGTCTCCTTGGTAAGATAAAAACCGTGCATCTGCAATACATGGTCGTGAGAGAAAACTATCTCGCGGACTTTCTCCTCTACCGCTTTTGCCTCTTCGTCCTTAGTGTTGACAGAGTACACACCTACTGCTGTGAGTATCACCCTGTGTTCTCTGTTCACGGCTATCTGTATCTCCCTGATAAGGCGGTCTATCCTGTCAGCCGAAAAAGTGTCGGGTACTTCAATATGGATAGAACCGTTCCATGCATCGGGACCGTAGTTGTTCAACACAAGGTCGTAAGCGCCCTGCACTCCGTCGAATTCGGTGACGGTCTTCTTGATGCTTGCCGCAAGTTCAGGATCACTGCGTTCACCGAGAATACGTGACATGGTATCTTTCAGCATCTCGATGCCCGACTTGATTATTACAAGGGATATGACAGCACCCAGCCAAGCTTCAAGCGAAAGCCCGGTGACCATGAAAATTATAGCGGCAACAAGGGTCGATGCGGATATAACAGAATCGAGAGTAGCGTCCTCGCCCGAATTTATCAGCGAATCAGAGTTGACCTTTTCGCCAACGCTTTTTACATATCTGCCCAGAACTATCTTGACTGCTACCGCAACACCTACTATTATAAGGGATACAAAGTTATAATCAGGGGTAGCAGGCTTGATTATCTTCTTCACGGATTCAACGAATGAAGTTATGCCCGCATAGAGAACTATCACCGATATCAGCATA from Ruminococcus albus AD2013 includes:
- a CDS encoding ATP-binding cassette domain-containing protein, with product MMEYKNTIIAAIAISEIIEMIGAYGIFKKCGRRPWLAFIPFLRHDRMGKCAGRVQEGRSLALISLGIVVMITTICMFKPNSLQSMISMFLLMLMMIPCVIYSIRVYFGLADAFGRNRLWVIPWLILRCLCALLWGCSKRFKTAEGYPFDEEEAAPEVSGLEAESLDEGLSINITKRTAMNFLQRKVLLRDIHLSIPKGHMVLLLGGSGSGKTTFLNAVTGYEKAKAVITLAGSNVYKDYKSMKYDIGFVPQQDLVRGSDTVYRTLSDAALLRLPSDMKGDVRRDRINDVLDTFGLTPVKSSLVDKLSGGQRKRLSIAIEYISDPTLFILDEPDSGLDGVMARALFEKLRAIADSGKIVIVITHTPDRVADLFDDVIVVAKDANRTGRLAYYGAREKSYGFFGKKSMEEILMSVNRREEGGEGKADEFVRKYTAAVAGGEL
- the aepX gene encoding phosphoenolpyruvate mutase; protein product: MTLLILDSGRGSRMGDITDSHPKCMTEISAGETILSRQLALAVSAGLKNVVITTGYLGEVLEDYVRSLDMPLDITFVRNDEFDKTNYIWSIYLARHILDDDIILMHGDLVFDSLVLDEVIAHEGSCMTVSASAPLPEKDFKAVIEDGKIVKVGIEFFNNAAAAQPLYKLTKQDFRTWLDNIIAYCESGIDEKRTCYAEKALNEISCECEIRPLDVGELLCSEIDNADDLEEVSRKLDSIKHRSVYMCFSTDVIHSGHIAIIRKAANLGRLTIGVLSDAAVAGYKRFPLLPFEERKTMFENISGVSRVVDQQELSYRENIMRLRPDIVVHGDDWRSGVQRTVREETIALLKEYGGRLVEYPYAYDEKYIELERRSLAELSTPAIRRSRLKKMLSIKGIVTAIEAHSGLTGLIAEKTVVYENGGARQFDAMWISSLCDSTARGKPDIELVDMTSRYRTVDEIMEVTTKPIIFDGDTGGLTEHFVYNVRTLERMGVSMVVIEDKTGLKKNSLFGNEVVQTQADIKDFCAKINAGKRAQKTSDFMICARIESLILEKGVEDALERAFAYTEAGADAIMIHSRKKDPAEVFEFVEKFRAQDADTPIVVVPTAFDSVTEEEFKARGVNVVIYANQLTRSSFPAMKKAAEMILKNHRAQECDDICMPFGEIIRLIPDDIKEDNYGR
- the aepY gene encoding phosphonopyruvate decarboxylase; translated protein: MDVKILDRIIGADFYTGVPDSLLRPLCDYLMDTYSTDPAHHIIAANEGNCTALAAGYHLATGKVPVVYMQNSGEGNIINPAASLLNRKVYAIPMLFIIGWRGEPGVHDEPQHIYQGEVTLKLLEDMDIESFVISRDTTEDEVRGAFAEFEKAFSEGRQAAFVIRKGALTYEKKISYKNSYAMSREEVIRHIVSFTADEPIVSTTGKASRELFEIREQNGQGHSRDFLTVGSMGHTSSIALGIALNKKERKVWCIDGDGSMLMHMGSLAVTGQISPDNLVHIVINNSAHETVGGLPTAAGTADITGIARACGYGRVFAAENYDDLDKALAEARDGSGLTFIEVKCALGARDDLGRPTTTAIENKEHFMAHLAKV
- a CDS encoding DUF1846 domain-containing protein, whose product is MSNKIGFDNDKYLKMQSERIRERIADFGSKLYLEFGGKLYDDFHASRVLPGFKPDSKLQMLLQLKDEAEIVIVINANDIEKNKIRGDLGITYDVDVIRLYNVFTKIGLYVSSVVLTRYDGQRSAVAFQKRLEALGVKVYHHYAIEGYPANLQLIMSDEGYGKNDYIETTRKLVVITAPGPGSGKMATCLSQLYHEHKRGVNAGYAKFETFPIWNIPLKHPVNLAYEAATSDLNDVNMIDPFHLEAYGQTTVNYNRDVEIFPVLNAMFENILGSSPYKSPTDMGVNMAGNCIIDDEAVREAAKQEIIRRYYVALCDRKKGTCSEEDTYKLEMLMNQAKVSPADRKVVAAALAKEQETGSPAAAMELPDGTIITGKTSNLLGACSALILNALKYFGEIDDDTLLMSPHVIEPIQNLKTNHLGNNNPRIHTDETLIALSICAATDENAKRAMDQLEKLRGCEVHSTVILSAVDERIFKRLGINLTCEPKFS
- a CDS encoding ABC transporter permease, producing the protein MDTAVKHTGRVKQTFVYLGKLFRMFIFRNDWKVMPMAAVISGLVSFVVGKKMNVSMEGTLRGAFAFSCICIWNGFFNSIQVICRERPIIKREHRSGLHMTAYVFAHMIYQAFLCASQVIIMIFVMIVAKVRMPENGLVFDAGFDMFVTMFLITYAADMISLFISSVVKNTTTAMTFVPFLLIFQLIFSGGFFSLEGKAYKMSYLTVSKWGLTSLCAQGHYNDLPMTSLWTSMSKMRSLEVEGEKPVDDMLDYITASNRKDELMLKCGSNNQEKKYESSTKNVLKCWGNLGIFIIGFAFLSIVSLEFIDQDRR
- a CDS encoding cation diffusion facilitator family transporter, with protein sequence MTQDTDNRSKVIVRTSITGIVANVFLAAFKAVIGALTHSIAIVLDAVNNISDAGSSLITIIGTKLAGRQPDKKHPFGYGRIEYLSAMLISVIVLYAGITSFVESVKKIIKPATPDYNFVSLIIVGVAVAVKIVLGRYVKSVGEKVNSDSLINSGEDATLDSVISASTLVAAIIFMVTGLSLEAWLGAVISLVIIKSGIEMLKDTMSRILGERSDPELAASIKKTVTEFDGVQGAYDLVLNNYGPDAWNGSIHIEVPDTFSADRIDRLIREIQIAVNREHRVILTAVGVYSVNTKDEEAKAVEEKVREIVFSHDHVLQMHGFYLTKETDTIRFDVVVSFDAKDRGEVYKSIKADVQKAFPNHKLQIALDTDFSEE
- the add gene encoding adenosine deaminase, which codes for MGKTERIFPDKYIDLHLHLDGAVTSDIAKHLADMQGIELPAEGEALEKLLSVGDDCKDLNEFLECFELPLKLLQTAEALEECAFLVAEKMREQGVIYAEVRFAPQLHCEKELTQRDAVKAVIKGLSRSELKTGLILCCMRGEGIEEKNLETAELAEEYLGKGVCALDLAGAEGLFPTENFAELFAKVRESGVPFTIHAGEADGAKSVRKAIEFGAARIGHGVRIYEDPELVSMIAERGIPLEMCPNSNRLTHAVEDMENYPFTEYLRRGIKVTINTDDPAIERTDIAAEFRYMERRFGLTAEQKRQVLLNAADASFAAEDIKKMLRDQIAPGVNEK
- a CDS encoding metallophosphoesterase, with the protein product MIFVTGDTHGEYNDTVRRFAENGVGKGDTVIVCGDFGFVGRIGGKHQYYLKQLAKEEFTILFADGNHENFDVLETYPVVDYCGGKAHKVADNIYHLMRGQIFDIEGKSYFTFGGAYSIDKYMRKEGRSWWKQELPTKEDYDEAAKNLEKAGYKVDYVLTHTIPDSMIYRIGKNTDVHDAELTGYFEWLYRNLEFKKWFAGHWHVNRCFDDKIYILYDEMYKLII
- a CDS encoding alpha/beta hydrolase; translated protein: MKLCVLFPGIGYHCEKPLLYYPAKLAKSKGYDVIPLKFSGFDNSAKGNEEKMSRAAGHAIALAAEQLSDIDFSQYEKVVFIGKSIGTIACLAYRETSGVNASCILLTPLEMTFDSLSHRCTAFHGTADQWAETEAIRKLCRKHLVPLHEYENANHSLETGDTFTDIRTVLDVTEKIAELL